One Paraburkholderia agricolaris DNA segment encodes these proteins:
- a CDS encoding DUF4381 domain-containing protein encodes MSGTSLVPPDSSGQLKPLQELPLPETVSYAPHTIGWVFIAVLLLAALGVALWFGWRRREKQRYRRVALSELASIEARLASPHADREQRANALAAIPRLIKRTALAVAPREQVAALTGGEWLVFLQRTHGRFDAGSGALLELASYAPPDVVAGISDGDAAALIGHTRDWIERHHVEI; translated from the coding sequence ATGAGCGGCACGTCACTTGTTCCACCTGATTCGTCAGGACAACTCAAGCCGCTGCAGGAACTGCCGCTGCCGGAAACGGTGTCGTATGCACCGCATACCATCGGCTGGGTGTTCATTGCCGTCCTGCTGCTGGCGGCATTAGGCGTGGCGCTCTGGTTTGGCTGGCGCCGTCGCGAGAAACAACGCTACCGGCGAGTCGCACTCAGCGAGCTGGCGAGCATCGAAGCCCGTCTCGCATCCCCCCACGCGGATCGCGAACAGCGCGCGAACGCGCTTGCCGCGATACCGCGCCTGATCAAACGGACCGCGCTCGCAGTCGCGCCACGCGAGCAGGTCGCCGCGCTGACCGGTGGCGAATGGCTGGTGTTTTTGCAACGCACGCACGGCCGCTTCGACGCCGGCAGTGGCGCGCTGCTCGAACTGGCGAGCTATGCGCCGCCTGACGTGGTTGCTGGAATCTCCGACGGCGATGCGGCAGCGCTGATCGGCCATACACGCGACTGGATCGAACGTCATCATGTGGAAATTTGA